The following proteins are co-located in the Tripterygium wilfordii isolate XIE 37 chromosome 2, ASM1340144v1, whole genome shotgun sequence genome:
- the LOC120016166 gene encoding uncharacterized protein LOC120016166: MQSEHKLLEVKMEELDFVWTYEEAIEDLKQNLLYTTIELESLKKEASEKIQKQKEDMKCLINLVRIAYQQRDEAKEQLQLLLIKKFNPSSPTELNPILPHTQLESPLLLPAKANSSVTESNSLSETYHSHYSHGSPPVDSFYNPVSSPDFSTINVVDSRKLGAFVNQPFVLDVNGSNPSSVLVSSGVPKIDRATSVIDSFAKGKTLPQKGKLMKSVMEAGPLLHTLLLAGPLPRWRNPPPIQPFKIPPVTISETLNKNPNGAAANPSGIVQKSISPPIIFNLSSQMCSASMLSIVSSPSSGHNNGLLSSGALTTNQVPATKRQRFH; the protein is encoded by the exons ATGCAAAGTGAGCATAAGCTTTTAGAAGTTAAAATGGAGGAATTGGATTTTGTTTGGACTTATGAGGAG GCAATTGAAGATTTGAAGCAGAATCTTCTATACACAACCATTGAATTAGAGTCACTGAAAAAAGAAGCAAGTGAAAAGATACAAAAACAGAAGGAAGATATGAAGTGTTTGATCAATCTTGTAAGAATTGCTTACCAACAAAGAGATGAAGCAAAAGAACAGCTGCAGCTACTACTAATCAAGAAATTCAATCCTTCAAGCCCTACTGAGCTTAATCCAATCCTTCCTCATACCCAACTAGAAAGTCCACTTTTATTGCCAGCAAAAGCAAATTCAAGCGTAACTGAATCCAACAGTTTATCTGAGACTTATCATAGTCACTACTCACATGGCTCTCCCCCTGTTGATTCCTTTTACAATCCTGTTTCATCGCCCGATTTCTCGACCATCAATGTAGTTGATTCTAGAAAATTGGGTGCTTTTGTGAATCAACCATTTGTTCTGGACGTCAATGGCTCAAACCCCTCATCAGTTTTAGTCTCTTCAGGAGTGCCTAAGATTGATAGAGCTACTTCTGTTATTGACAGTTTTGCTAAGGGAAAAACTTTGCCTCAAAAGGGTAAGTTGATGAAATCAGTGATGGAGGCCGGTCCTCTGCTTCACACACTTCTTCTTGCTGGTCCACTTCCTAGGTGGAGGAATCCTCCTCCAATTCAACCATTCAAAATTCCTCCTGTTACCATTTCTGAGACTCTGAACAAAAATCCAAATGGAGCTGCTGCTAATCCAAGCGGAATTGTTCAGAAATCAATTAGTCCACCGATAATATTTAACTTGTCTTCTCAAATGTGTTCAGCATCAATGTTAAGTATTGTTTCTTCTCCTAGTTCAGGCCATAACAACGGATTGCTGTCCTCTGGTGCCCTTACGACCAATCAAGTCCCTGCTACCAAGCGACAAAGGTTTCATTGA